Genomic window (Pradoshia sp. D12):
CTGAACGGGTTATGCATAATAAACATGATATCCTTGAAGTGAAAGAACTGAAAGAAACGCAGGATATCAAACAGGGTAAGCTGAATATTGGCTACCGAACAAATATCACTTATGGCGATCGAGATTATTTTGCTTTGCAAATGTTTAATGGGATATTTGGAGGGTTTTCACACTCTAAACTTTTCATAAACGTTCGTGAAAAAGCAAGTTTGGCGTATTATGCCGCATCACGACTTGAAAGTCATAAAGGTCTTTTAATGGTTATGTCCGGCATTGATAATAAAAATTATAATCAGGCAGTAACGATCATAAAAGAACAAATGGAAGCTATGAAAAAGGGCGAATTTTCGGATCAAGAAATGGAACAAACAAAAGCAATCATTAAAAATCAATTGCTCGAAACGATCGACACCTCCCGTGGTCTAACAGAAGTTCTATATCATAATGTGGTTGCCGCTGTTGATAAACCATTGGATGATTGGTTGTCTTCGATTGATAGAGTAACAAAGGATGAAATTGTGGCTTGTGGAGAAAAAATTCAAATGGATACGATCTATTTTTTAAGTGGAGATGAGGTGACTGAGTAATGGAGAAAATACTATTTGACCAGCTTCAGGAAGAATTATATTTCGAAAAAATGGATAATGGTTTGTCTGTGTACATCCTTCCGAAAAAAGGATTTAATAAGACCTATGCCACTTTTACAACTAAATATGGATCAATCGATAATCATTTTAAAGAGCCCGGTGCAGATGAATATTCCAGGGTCCCGGATGGAATTGCGCACTTCCTAGAGCATAAATTGTTCGAAAAAGAAGATGGTGATGTATTCCAGCAGTTCAGTAAACAAGGTGCAGCGGCCAATGCTTTTACATCCTTTACTCGAACAGCGTACCTTTTTTCCAGTACAACGGATGTAGAGAAAAATTTAGAAACATTAGTTGATTTTGTCCAGGAACCATATTTCTCGGATAAGAGTGTGGAAAAAGAAAAAGGGATTATTGGCCAGGAAATTACCATGTATGATGATAATGCAGATTGGAGATTATATTTCGGTATTATTGAAAATCTATATCATAATCATCCTGTGAAAATTGATATAGCTGGTACCATTGAGTCGATTTCAGGAATAACAAAAGAACTGCTCTATAAGTGCTACAATGCATTTTATCATCCAAGCAACATGCTTCTGTTTATTACAGGGCCATTGGATCCGGAAACAATCATGCAGCAAGTTCGTGACAACCAGGCTAAGAAAAACTTCGATAAACGTGGGGAAATCGAACGGAAATTTGATGCAGAGCCGGCTAATGTCGCTACTAAAAAACGCTCAACCAATATGCATGTCCAGACGCCTAAGTGTGTGGTTGGATTGAAGGCAAATAATCCAACTCTCCAGGGGATTGATTTATTAAAACAAGAGCTATCTATCAACCTCTTTCTGGATATGACTTTTGGAAAAAGCTCCGAGTATTATGAAAAACTATATTCTGAAGGGTTAATTGACCATTCATTCTTTTATGATTATACACAGGAATATGGATTTGGATTTGGAATGGTCGGCAGTGATACAGATAAGCCGGATCATTTAGAGGAAGAATTGAAAAATATTCTTTTTGCGGCCCGCGAAGGAAAAATTGTAACAGAGGAAAAATTAAATTCAATTCGTAAGAAGAAAATTGGTGCCTTCCTCAGGTCATTGAATTCACCTGAATCGATAGCCAATCAATTTACACGATATGCTTTTAATGACATGAAGCTATTTGATGTTGTGACTGTTTTGGAAGCTTTGACCTATGATGAAGTGAATAAAGCAGTACAGGAATTTATAGATGAGGATAGAATGTCAGTATTTCAAATACTTCCATCCTGAATGGGTAAGAGCCAAGCCGTAATGGTTTTGGCTCTTTTTGTATTTAAATTTGTTTATATAATACAAGGTAAACGGACAATTAACCAGCTTAACTGATTCACTGGTTTACGATAACTATTTGGTAGGATTAAAGAAGCTTATATTAGAAACAATTGACTATTTTCAATTGGTGGTTTTACTTTTCATCTTCAAGCTTTATAATGAAAAGTATTGTAAGTGTTATTTACGGCAAGGGGTTTTTATTATGAATGGAAAATATGCACTCATTACGGGTGCTAGTGGAGGAATTGGTCAAGCAATTGCATTACGTTTGGCTGCAGAGGGCTGGAATCTATATCTCCATTATAACCGTAATCTTAGCGGAATTAATTCGCTTTTAGATCAGTTAAAACCATTTCAAATACAGGTGAAAGTAATTCAGGCTGATCTAAGTAAAGATGGCGGACATCAAGTTATAATTGACGAAATTAATCAAATTGATACGATAATACTAAATAGCGGTGACAGTCATTTTGGTTTAATAACAGATATAACCGATGACCGAGCCAAACAGATGGTTTCATTACATATTACATCTCCCTTTTTATTGACTAAAGGACTAGTTCCTAAGTTAATACAAAAAAAAGATGGCAGTATCATTGCCATTACTTCTATTTGGGGAGAAGTGGGTGCTTCCTGTGAAGTTCTTTATTCAATGGTAAAAGGTGGACAGAATTCTTTTATCAAGGCACTTGCGAAGGAGCTTGCACCTTCCGGAATCCGTGTAAATGCTATATCACCCGGTGCAATTTCCACACCTATGCTCAATCGATTCGATTCTGAAGAGCTTAGAGAATTGGAAGAAGAAATCCCAATGGGGCGGCTGGGGCATCCGAAGGATATCTCTGGAGTTGTTTCCTTTGTCCTCTCAGAAGACTCCAGTTATATAACAGGGCAGATTATCAGTGTGAATGGCGGATGGAATACATAAGTATTTAATGCTACACTATGTATTTTGCTTTCCACTCGTCAGTAAATCAGATATGATAGGATATAGGGAAAATATTGAAGGAATTTGTCAAATATTTCTCTTAGGGGGAACGGTATGGACAAGAAGGAATGGTATTTTGAATATGAAATTAAAATTAACCGTCCCGGTTTGTTAGGGGATATTTCTTCTTTGCTAGGAATGCTCTCCATAAATATCGTAACCATCAATGGTGTGGATGAGGGGAGAAGAGGTATGCTTCTCTTGGCGAAGGATAATCGTCAAATTGAACGCCTGGAATCAATTCTGCAAACAATGGATACGATAAAAGTAACTAAACTTAGAGAGCCGAAATTAAGAGATCGGTTAGCAGTCAGACATGGTCGTTATATACAAAGAGATGCAGATGATCGAAAAACATTCCGATTTGTAAGAGAAGATCTTGGGCTTCTAGTTGATTTTATGGCCGAGCTTTTTAAACAGGAAGGCCATAAACTAATTGGAATCAGGGGTATGCCCCGGGTTGGTAAAACTGAATCGATTGTTGCTGCAAGTGTTTGTGCGAATAAGCGGTGGTTATTTGTATCTTCCACCTTATTAAAACAAACCGTTCGAAATCAATTAATTGAAGATGAATACAATGAAGATAACTTATTTATTCTGGATGGGATTGTTTCAACTCGCAGAGCCAATGAAAGGCATTGGCAGCTTGTGCGTGAGATCATGAGACTTGATTCAATTAAAGTTGTTGAACATCCTGATGTGTTTGTACAAAATTCAGAGTATACAATGAACGATTTTGATTATATTATTGAACTACGTAATGACCCGAACGAAGAGATCACATATGAAGCAGTAGACCAACAGTCCTCTTTATTTGGAGGATCCGAATTTGGATCGTTTGATTTTTAGTGATTAGAAGGTGTTTATATGACGGAATTAGGTAAAGTATTAAAGGAAGCCAGAGAGTCTAAAGGATTAACCCTGGATGACCTTCAACAGATAACCAAAATACAAAAGCGTTATCTTGTTGGTATAGAAGAAGGCAATTATGAAATGATGCCGGGCAAATTCTATGTCAGAGCGTTTATTAAACAATATGCTGAAGCAGTTGGATTAGATCCTGAACAGCTTTTTGCGGAGCATCAAACGGATATTCCTGCGGCAGTTCAGCAGGAGGAGATTCCTCAAAAATTATCTAGAGTGCAATCGAAAAAAACATTGCCAGTACAGCATTCAAAGTGGATGGAAGTACTTCCTAAAATTTTGATAGCTGTGTTCCTTGTTGCAGTAGTGGCTATTATTTATTACTTTGTAGCAAAAGCCATTGGTAATAATGATGACACAGGGACAGTTAATCAAAACGGTGACCCTGTAAGACTTGAGCAGGGTGAATCCACAAACCAAGAAGAAAACACCAATGAGAAAGAAGAAACGGAAACAGAAGAAGAAAGTAATCCAGAGAATGCTGAGGAAGAATCTAAAGAGCCGGAAGAAGCAGGTTCTGCTGAGCTGAAAGTGACCTCCGCGAATGGAAAAAATACAACATATGAATTAAGTAATACAGATGAATTTAAGGTATCAGTAAAATCTACCGGCGAGACATGGGTATCTGTTAAAAACTCCAAGGGAGAAAATCTCTTCAATGGGGTGATTCAAAATGGAGAAAGCCAGGATTTTGATCTTTCAGATGATAATCAAATAGTCATGAATATAGGGAAAACTCCAGACACTGAAATTTTTGTTAATGATGAAAAACTGGAGTATGAAAGTGAACTGATTGTTCAAAACATAACGATTGATTACACGAAGGAGTAAGATTGGAAGGTCATCAATGGATGGCCTTCTCTCGTCTATCCTTTTATAAATAAAATTTAAAAGTAAAGTGAGGAACATCAAGTGAATTTACCGAACAAGATAACGATTTCCAGAATTTGCATGATCCCTGTGTTTATGATTATCATGCTTCCATCCATTGATTGGGGAACGTGGGTGATTAACGATGTGGAGTTGCCTATCTCTCATTTTGTTGGAGCTATCATTTTTATCATTGCTTCCACTACTGATTGGATTGATGGATATTATGCTAGAAAACATAATCTGGTCACAACCCTTGGAAAGTTTCTTGATCCGTTGGCAGATAAACTTCTTGTATCTGCAGCATTAATTATCCTTGTAGGATACGAGTTGGCCCCTGCTTGGATTGTTATTTTAATTATCAGCCGTGAATTTGCGGTAACAGGTCTTCGCCTGGTTCTAGCCGGTGAAGGTGAAGTGGTTGCAGCGAATCAATTGGGTAAAATTAAAACATGGACTCAAATCATAGCTATAGCTGCATTACTATTGCATAATCTACCATTTGCGTGGATTAATTTCCCGTTTGCTGATATAGCTCTTTACGTAGCCTTATTCTTTACTCTATGGTCTGGCTGGGATTACTTTGCTAAGAATAAACATGCGTTTTTAAATTCTAAATAAGGGTATCATTCTAAATATAACTTGTTAAATGGCGGGTGACAGAATGAATGCAGAATTAATAGCGGTAGGCTCTGAGTTATTACTTGGACAGATTGCAAATACCAATGCTCAGTTTATATCAAAAAGCCTGGCAGAGATAGGTATTAACGTATATTACCATACAGTAGTTGGGGATAATCCTGTACGATTAAAAAAGGCTATTGAAATTGCAGAATCCCGAGCAAATCTCATAATATACACTGGTGGGTTGGGACCAACAAAGGATGATATAACAAAAGAAGTTGTAGCTGCCCATATAGGTAAAACATTAATAACAGACCAAAAAGCTATGGAAAATATTGAAGAATATTTCAAGAAAATAAAACGGGTGATGACAGAAAACAACCGGAAGCAAGCATTGGTTATTGGAGGATCGGAAGTATTCCCTAATCAAAATGGAATGGCTCCCGGAATGGTTGTGTCTCATGGGGATATTCTTCACATTTTATTACCAGGTCCTCCAAGTGAAATGCAGCCAATGCATCAAAATTTTGCAGTTCCTTATCTTTTGAGATTAATGGACAGGGTGGAGCGTATAGATTCCCGAGTCCTCCGTTTCTTTGGTATTGGGGAATCACAGCTTGAAACAGATATAGAAGATTTACTGGATCAGCAAAGTAATCCGACAATAGCGCCTCTTGCCTCAGATGGAGAGGTAACTCTTCGTATTACAGCTAAACATGAATCTATTGAAGAAGCTGACAAACTATTAAAAGAGACAGAAGAAAAAATTCTTTCGCGTGTGGGAGAATATTTTTACGGATATGATGATGCGACTATTATGACTGAACTTATCAATCTTTTAAAAGAAAATGAGCTTACAATATCGGCAGCAGAAAGCTTAACCGGCGGAATGTTTCAGGAAAAAATGACGGATATACAGGGAGCCGGTTTAATCCTTAAGGGCGGTATTGTTGTTTATACCAATGAAGCAAAGGAAAAGCTTTTGAAGGTCGAACAATCAACCATCGACCAATATGGAGTTGTCAGTGAGCAATGTGCTATGGAAATGGCTGATAATATTAAAGCCATGCTCCAATCTGATATTGGGATTAGTTTTACTGGAGTAGCTGGACCAGATGAATTGGAAGGTCATCCGGTAGGGACTGTTTATATCGGTATAGCCATTTCCGGTCAGAAAACGTACGCAAAGAGATTGGACTTAGGCGGTATGCGTGAGGTTAATCGGGTAAGAAGCATGAAGTATGGCTGTCATTTTCTTATCCGAAAGTTGAGAGAGTTATATGCATAATAGAAAACCCCAACTTATATGGTTGGGGATTTCTATTGTTTATAAAATTGAGATAATTTTAGTTTTACTTTAATTACTGCTAAAAGCATTCTGTTTGCTAGAGAGTTTCTTTAAATTTATTAGCAAAATTACCATTAAAACAATACGAATAAATGTTCGCTTTTTTACTTGTTAAATGGGGACAGATGAGGTATAGTATAAATAAGTTCTAAATTATACATGTAATGTTTTTATATAGATATGGGGAGGAAATAAACTGTGAGTGAACGTCAAGCTGCGCTCGATATGGCGCTAAAACAAATTGAAAAGCAATTTGGTAAAGGTTCAGTAATGAAGCTGGGGGAAAGAGCAGACAGAAAGGTTTCTACCATTCCAAGTGGTTCGCTTGCTCTTGATTCAGCCCTCGGTGTGGGTGGATATCCAAGAGGTAGAATAATTGAGATTTATGGACCGGAGAGTTCCGGTAAAACGACAGTAGCTTTACATGCAATTGCTGAAGTACAGGCACAGGGTGGACAAGCAGCATTTATTGATGCAGAACATGCTTTAGATCCGGCATATGCACAAAAGCTTGGCGTAAATATAGATGAATTATTACTTTCCCAACCAGATACAGGTGAACAGGCATTGGAAATTGCTGAGGCGCTTGTACGAAGTGGTGCAATTGATATTATCGTTGTTGACTCAGTGGCTGCTTTAGTACCAAAAGCTGAGATTGAAGGTGAAATGGGAGATTCTCATATGGGTCTACAAGCCCGTTTAATGTCTCAGGCTCTTCGTAAACTTTCTGGATCCATTAATAAATCTAACACCATAGCAATCTTTATCAACCAAATCCGTGAGAAGATTGGTGTTATGTTTGGTAACCCAGAAACAACTCCAGGTGGTCGTGCTCTTAAGTTCTATTCTACGGTTCGCCTTGAAGTAAGACGTGCAGAACAACTGAAACAGGGAAATGATATTGTAGGGAACAGGACTAAAGTAAAGGTTGTTAAAAATAAAGTGGCTCCACCTTTCAAAGTGGCAGAACTTGATATTATGTATGGTGAGGGTATTTCCAAAGAAGGAGAAATCATCGACATTGGTTCTGAATTGGATATTATTGAAAAGAGTGGGTCTTGGTACTCATATAATGGAGATCGCTTAGGACAGGGAAGAGAGAATGCGAAGCTCTTCTTAAAAGAAAATCCAGATGTTCGGGATGAAATTTCCATTAAAATCCGCTCAGCCTATGGATTAAACGGTGAAGCGAAAGTGGTTGAAGCAGCAGAGGAAATGGATAAATTTGATTTACCTGAATAAGTAGTTTGTAATGGGCAAACCTGATTATGGGTTTGCTCTTTCTATAGGTGGGCCTCAGGGTGTGTTTTATTATAAATTTAGCTGTTTCTGAAGAGAATCATGAAAGAAATAATATTTAGGTAGTATAGTGACTGGCAGAGTATGATCAATCAGTAAGTGTTGTTTGAGAAAAATCTATAACTTTATTAGAAAAGATGCGAAAAACAAATAATTTCTTCGGCTTTTGTACTTTTACTCAACTTAATGGGAAGCGGCTGTCTTAAAGTGGAGAGTATTATTAGAAACTATGACCTAGGTGGATAGGGTCACGAAAATTGTATATCTGTCTGTATTTTCTAAAAACGATTAAAAGAGCGTCAGGACTTGCTCTTGACAACAAATTTTCATAACTTTACAATAGAAATGTATTAATATCTTTTTTTATGACATGCCTAAAAGCGATTGTGCTGTATATTTTTAGATGATGTACATGCCAGAATTGAAAACAATGTAGTAAAAGAGATTAAAAAAGTTAATAGCAAGAGGAGGTGTAATGATGGATCCAATCGCTATCATCTCCATTTTGCTTGGCCTAATTGTTGGTGCAGTTGTTGGCTATTTGTTAAGAAGATCTATAGCTGAATCTAAAATATCCGGCGCAACGAACGCAGCTGAAAAAATTATTGAGGACGCAAAGCGTGAAGCGGACGCCTTGAAAAAGGAATCCCTTCTTGAAGCAAAGGATGAGATTCATAAGCTTCGGACTGATGCTGAAAAGGAAGTTCGTGATCGACGAACTGAATTACAGAGACAGGAAAATCGAATTCTACAAAAAGAAGAGAATCTGGACCGTAAAGCAGACTCTCAAGATAAACGTGAGGCTTTATTGGAGAAGAAAGAAGATTCTCTGAACCAAAGACAACAGCATATTGAACAGATGGAAAGCAAAGTGGACGAGATAATTCAAGCTCAAAGTTCTGAACTTGAACGTATTTCTAGCCTGACTAGAGAAGAAGCAAAAGCCATTATCCTTGATCGTGTTGAGAAAGAGCTATCACATGATATTGCAATCATGATGAAAGAGAGCGATAACCGAGCGAAGGAAGAAGCAGACAAAAAGGCACGTGAAATCTTGTCACTTGCGATTCAACGTTGTGCAGCAGATCATGTGGCCGAAACGACCGTTTCTGTTGTTAATCTTCCAAATGATGAAATGAAAGGTCGAATTATCGGTCGAGAAGGACGTAATATTCGAACACTTGAAACGTTGACGGGAATCGATTTAATTATTGATGATACACCTGAAGCTGTCATTTTATCTGGATTTGATCCAATTAGACGTGAAACTGCAAGACTTGCCCTTGAAAAGCTTGTTCAGGATGGGCGTATCCATCCGGCTCGTATTGAAGAAATGGTTGATAAAGCAAGAAGGGAAGTCGATGAGCATATCCGTGAAATCGGTGAGCAAACAACATTTGAAGTTGGGGTTCATGGCTTACACCCAGATTTAATAAAAATTCTTGGCCGCTTAAGATACCGTACAAGCTATGGTCAGAATGTGCTTAAACATTCGATGGAAGTAGCTTATTTATCCGGCTTGATGGCAGCAGAACTTGGTCAAGATATTACATTGGCAAAGCGCGCTGGACTATTGCATGATATCGGTAAAGCGATTGACCATGAAGTAGAAGGAAGCCATGTGGAAATAGGAGTGGAACTTGCTACGAAGTACAAGGAACATCCTGTTGTCATTAATAGTATTGCTTCTCACCATGGAGACGCCGAACCAAAATCTATAATTGCCATTCTGGTAGCAGCTGCTGATGCATTATCTGCAGCTAGACCTGGAGCTAGAAGTGAAACGCTTGAAAACTATATTCGTCGCCTTGAAAAACTTGAGGATATTTCTGAATCCTATGAAGGTGTTGAAAAATCATTTGCAATCCAGGCAGGACGAGAAGTTCGTATTATTGTTAAGCCTGAAAGTATTGATGATTTAGAGGCACACCGATTAGCCAGAGATATTAGAAAACGTATTGAAGATGAACTGGACTATCCGGGACATATTAAAGTGACGGTTATTCGTGAGACCAGAGCAGTTGAATATGCAAAATAAAGCGGTGTTCCTCACCGCTTTATTTTTTTGGAGATCGAAACTTTTTTAAACAAAAAAGTTAAACTATACCAAAGATAATCTTGGCCTAGTTTCAAAGAAAGGAAAGCGAAAATGAGGTTATTATTTATAGGGGATATTGTTGGATCACCTGGAAGAGCAATGGTGAAAGAATATTTAGGGAAGTTAAAGGAAAAATATAGACCGCAGTTTGTCATCATTAATGGAGAAAATGCTGCAGCTGGAAGAGGGATTACCCAAAAAATTTATAAAGAATTACTTGAGTACGGAGCTAATATCATTACACTTGGTAATCATTCCTGGGACAATCGTGATATTTTTGAATTTATAGGAGAAGCAAAATATCTGGTGCGCCCTGGGAATTTTCCGGAGGGAACACCGGGCACGGGACTTTCCTTTGTTAAGATGAATCAGTTTGAATTGGCTGTTATTAACCTGCAGGGCAGAACCTTTATGCCTGCGCTTGATGATCCATTTTTATGTGCAGATAAATTGGTAGAAGAGGCCAGTAAGCGAACGCCATTTATATTTGTTGACATGCATGCTGAAGCAACCAGTGAAAAACAGGCAATGGGATGGTATCTGGATGGACGAGTGTCAGCGGTAGTTGGGACCCATACACATGTCCAAACAGCTGATAACCGAATTCTGCCTAAAGGAACTGCTTACATGTCTGACGTAGGAATGACAGGGCCTTATGATGGTATTCTAGGAATGGAACGCGATGCTGTCATCAAGAAATTCTTAACAAGCCTGCCTGTGAGATTTGAAGTACCAAAAGAGGGAAGAGCTGTACTTAGTGGTTTAATTATTGATTTAGATCCTAAAACGGGCAAAGCGAAAAAAACTGAGAGAATTTTAATTAATGAAGATCATCCATTCTTTTATTAAAAACGATTGCGAGGAGCCAACCTATAGGGGTTGGCTTTTTTGTATGGTATATCTTTTGTTCATTATGAATATAGTTAACAGAAAAAACATACTCACTAGGGGACATGTCTTGGAATAAGATGAGGAGGACCAGAAATGGAAATATTAAAGGTTTCAGCAAAATCTAATCCCAACTCTGTGGCTGGAGCGCTGGCTGGAGTACTTAGAGAAAGAGGAGCAGCAGAAATCCAAGCAATAGGTGCAGGTGCATTAAACCAAGCAGTAAAAGCCGTAGCGATTGCAAGAGGATTCGTCGCACCCAGCGGGATGGATCTTATATGCATTCCTGCTTTTACAGATATCTTAATTGATGGTGAGGAACGTACCGCCATAAAACTAATTATAGAACCACGGTGAAATGAAACTGCAGTAAAACTGGAGCTGACTCTGATAAGGGATCGGTAGGCGTATTCTCCGACCGGGAGGATGCTCCTTTTTGTTAACCGAAGCTAACATAACATGGGGGATTAGCTTAAATGAGAATATTTGATGCACATTGTGATGTGTTAATGAAGCTGTTTCTTAATCCAAAATTGGACTTTTATCATAGCAGGGAGCTAGAGGTAACAAATCTTGGTTTGAAAGCAGCTAATATACAAGTACAAGTTTTCGCTATTTATATACCGGAAAATGTACATCCTTCTATCCGCTTTGATGCAGCTCTTGCCATGGTGGATATTTTTTATGACCAAATA
Coding sequences:
- the yfmH gene encoding EF-P 5-aminopentanol modification-associated protein YfmH codes for the protein MEKILFDQLQEELYFEKMDNGLSVYILPKKGFNKTYATFTTKYGSIDNHFKEPGADEYSRVPDGIAHFLEHKLFEKEDGDVFQQFSKQGAAANAFTSFTRTAYLFSSTTDVEKNLETLVDFVQEPYFSDKSVEKEKGIIGQEITMYDDNADWRLYFGIIENLYHNHPVKIDIAGTIESISGITKELLYKCYNAFYHPSNMLLFITGPLDPETIMQQVRDNQAKKNFDKRGEIERKFDAEPANVATKKRSTNMHVQTPKCVVGLKANNPTLQGIDLLKQELSINLFLDMTFGKSSEYYEKLYSEGLIDHSFFYDYTQEYGFGFGMVGSDTDKPDHLEEELKNILFAAREGKIVTEEKLNSIRKKKIGAFLRSLNSPESIANQFTRYAFNDMKLFDVVTVLEALTYDEVNKAVQEFIDEDRMSVFQILPS
- the ymfI gene encoding elongation factor P 5-aminopentanone reductase; translation: MNGKYALITGASGGIGQAIALRLAAEGWNLYLHYNRNLSGINSLLDQLKPFQIQVKVIQADLSKDGGHQVIIDEINQIDTIILNSGDSHFGLITDITDDRAKQMVSLHITSPFLLTKGLVPKLIQKKDGSIIAITSIWGEVGASCEVLYSMVKGGQNSFIKALAKELAPSGIRVNAISPGAISTPMLNRFDSEELRELEEEIPMGRLGHPKDISGVVSFVLSEDSSYITGQIISVNGGWNT
- a CDS encoding DUF3388 domain-containing protein, which encodes MDKKEWYFEYEIKINRPGLLGDISSLLGMLSINIVTINGVDEGRRGMLLLAKDNRQIERLESILQTMDTIKVTKLREPKLRDRLAVRHGRYIQRDADDRKTFRFVREDLGLLVDFMAELFKQEGHKLIGIRGMPRVGKTESIVAASVCANKRWLFVSSTLLKQTVRNQLIEDEYNEDNLFILDGIVSTRRANERHWQLVREIMRLDSIKVVEHPDVFVQNSEYTMNDFDYIIELRNDPNEEITYEAVDQQSSLFGGSEFGSFDF
- a CDS encoding helix-turn-helix domain-containing protein — translated: MTELGKVLKEARESKGLTLDDLQQITKIQKRYLVGIEEGNYEMMPGKFYVRAFIKQYAEAVGLDPEQLFAEHQTDIPAAVQQEEIPQKLSRVQSKKTLPVQHSKWMEVLPKILIAVFLVAVVAIIYYFVAKAIGNNDDTGTVNQNGDPVRLEQGESTNQEENTNEKEETETEEESNPENAEEESKEPEEAGSAELKVTSANGKNTTYELSNTDEFKVSVKSTGETWVSVKNSKGENLFNGVIQNGESQDFDLSDDNQIVMNIGKTPDTEIFVNDEKLEYESELIVQNITIDYTKE
- the pgsA gene encoding CDP-diacylglycerol--glycerol-3-phosphate 3-phosphatidyltransferase; translated protein: MNLPNKITISRICMIPVFMIIMLPSIDWGTWVINDVELPISHFVGAIIFIIASTTDWIDGYYARKHNLVTTLGKFLDPLADKLLVSAALIILVGYELAPAWIVILIISREFAVTGLRLVLAGEGEVVAANQLGKIKTWTQIIAIAALLLHNLPFAWINFPFADIALYVALFFTLWSGWDYFAKNKHAFLNSK
- a CDS encoding competence/damage-inducible protein A; translation: MNAELIAVGSELLLGQIANTNAQFISKSLAEIGINVYYHTVVGDNPVRLKKAIEIAESRANLIIYTGGLGPTKDDITKEVVAAHIGKTLITDQKAMENIEEYFKKIKRVMTENNRKQALVIGGSEVFPNQNGMAPGMVVSHGDILHILLPGPPSEMQPMHQNFAVPYLLRLMDRVERIDSRVLRFFGIGESQLETDIEDLLDQQSNPTIAPLASDGEVTLRITAKHESIEEADKLLKETEEKILSRVGEYFYGYDDATIMTELINLLKENELTISAAESLTGGMFQEKMTDIQGAGLILKGGIVVYTNEAKEKLLKVEQSTIDQYGVVSEQCAMEMADNIKAMLQSDIGISFTGVAGPDELEGHPVGTVYIGIAISGQKTYAKRLDLGGMREVNRVRSMKYGCHFLIRKLRELYA
- the recA gene encoding recombinase RecA; its protein translation is MSERQAALDMALKQIEKQFGKGSVMKLGERADRKVSTIPSGSLALDSALGVGGYPRGRIIEIYGPESSGKTTVALHAIAEVQAQGGQAAFIDAEHALDPAYAQKLGVNIDELLLSQPDTGEQALEIAEALVRSGAIDIIVVDSVAALVPKAEIEGEMGDSHMGLQARLMSQALRKLSGSINKSNTIAIFINQIREKIGVMFGNPETTPGGRALKFYSTVRLEVRRAEQLKQGNDIVGNRTKVKVVKNKVAPPFKVAELDIMYGEGISKEGEIIDIGSELDIIEKSGSWYSYNGDRLGQGRENAKLFLKENPDVRDEISIKIRSAYGLNGEAKVVEAAEEMDKFDLPE
- the rny gene encoding ribonuclease Y: MDPIAIISILLGLIVGAVVGYLLRRSIAESKISGATNAAEKIIEDAKREADALKKESLLEAKDEIHKLRTDAEKEVRDRRTELQRQENRILQKEENLDRKADSQDKREALLEKKEDSLNQRQQHIEQMESKVDEIIQAQSSELERISSLTREEAKAIILDRVEKELSHDIAIMMKESDNRAKEEADKKAREILSLAIQRCAADHVAETTVSVVNLPNDEMKGRIIGREGRNIRTLETLTGIDLIIDDTPEAVILSGFDPIRRETARLALEKLVQDGRIHPARIEEMVDKARREVDEHIREIGEQTTFEVGVHGLHPDLIKILGRLRYRTSYGQNVLKHSMEVAYLSGLMAAELGQDITLAKRAGLLHDIGKAIDHEVEGSHVEIGVELATKYKEHPVVINSIASHHGDAEPKSIIAILVAAADALSAARPGARSETLENYIRRLEKLEDISESYEGVEKSFAIQAGREVRIIVKPESIDDLEAHRLARDIRKRIEDELDYPGHIKVTVIRETRAVEYAK
- a CDS encoding TIGR00282 family metallophosphoesterase; the protein is MRLLFIGDIVGSPGRAMVKEYLGKLKEKYRPQFVIINGENAAAGRGITQKIYKELLEYGANIITLGNHSWDNRDIFEFIGEAKYLVRPGNFPEGTPGTGLSFVKMNQFELAVINLQGRTFMPALDDPFLCADKLVEEASKRTPFIFVDMHAEATSEKQAMGWYLDGRVSAVVGTHTHVQTADNRILPKGTAYMSDVGMTGPYDGILGMERDAVIKKFLTSLPVRFEVPKEGRAVLSGLIIDLDPKTGKAKKTERILINEDHPFFY
- the spoVS gene encoding stage V sporulation protein SpoVS is translated as MEILKVSAKSNPNSVAGALAGVLRERGAAEIQAIGAGALNQAVKAVAIARGFVAPSGMDLICIPAFTDILIDGEERTAIKLIIEPR